One region of Deferrivibrio essentukiensis genomic DNA includes:
- the larA gene encoding nickel-dependent lactate racemase — MLKIKYSKDILDIQLSKNVEELYNNSSLPTLSKDEIIDILNINPIYSEGLDSVIAQAKRILIILPDVTRKSGAEIFLDEIIKKIEENKKDFSIIFAIGTHRQLTEDEQKSILTEELYNKYRHKILKHDCEDMELFEYYGKTKNNTPILINRAYLEHDTIIPIASVSYHYFAGFGGGRKMIVPGIAAKKTIMANHSLVLDPANKTKHKYAITGNLKQNPIHDDLVYCLMVARRGKTFFLINTILNEASEVVYVSGGDLFMSHITATEKLKELTSIKISKKYDAAIISCGGFPKDINLVQAQKSLDRGCKIVKDGGKIIFFAKCQDGYGNKYFEEFFDIKSSEEMFDILLRDYQINRQTAFNLKSILEKYEVYIYSDFSKDDLDRMGFKKLNAPNEIDNILTDSNEIAFIPDAYNSYFDLS; from the coding sequence ATGTTGAAAATAAAATATTCTAAAGACATCCTTGATATACAATTAAGCAAAAATGTTGAAGAATTGTATAATAATTCTTCACTCCCCACACTTTCAAAAGATGAGATTATTGATATTTTAAATATAAACCCCATTTATAGTGAAGGCTTAGATAGCGTTATCGCTCAGGCAAAACGCATACTGATCATCCTTCCGGATGTTACAAGAAAGTCAGGAGCTGAAATATTTTTAGATGAAATCATAAAAAAAATTGAAGAAAACAAAAAGGATTTTAGCATTATCTTTGCCATTGGCACTCACAGGCAATTAACAGAGGATGAGCAAAAATCTATTCTTACTGAAGAGCTGTATAATAAGTACAGACACAAAATTCTCAAACATGACTGCGAAGATATGGAACTTTTTGAATATTATGGAAAGACAAAAAACAATACGCCTATCCTTATAAACAGGGCTTATTTGGAGCATGATACGATAATACCTATTGCTTCAGTAAGCTACCATTATTTTGCTGGTTTTGGTGGTGGGAGGAAGATGATAGTGCCGGGTATCGCTGCTAAAAAGACGATTATGGCAAACCATAGCCTCGTTTTAGACCCTGCAAATAAAACTAAGCATAAGTATGCTATCACCGGTAATCTTAAGCAAAACCCTATCCATGATGACCTAGTTTACTGTCTTATGGTTGCCAGACGAGGCAAAACTTTTTTTCTTATCAATACTATACTTAATGAAGCATCTGAAGTCGTCTATGTTTCCGGAGGCGACCTCTTTATGTCACACATAACTGCTACTGAAAAACTTAAAGAGCTCACATCCATTAAAATATCAAAGAAATATGATGCAGCGATCATCTCTTGTGGTGGATTCCCCAAAGATATTAACCTTGTACAAGCCCAAAAATCTCTTGATAGAGGTTGTAAAATTGTAAAGGATGGCGGGAAAATTATATTTTTTGCTAAATGCCAAGATGGCTACGGCAATAAATACTTTGAAGAGTTTTTTGATATTAAGTCATCAGAAGAGATGTTTGATATATTGCTAAGAGATTATCAAATCAACAGGCAGACAGCTTTTAATTTAAAATCTATTTTGGAGAAATATGAAGTATATATTTACTCGGACTTTAGTAAAGATGACCTTGATAGGATGGGATTTAAAAAGTTGAACGCTCCTAATGAAATAGATAACATTTTAACTGATAGTAATGAAATAGCTTTTATCCCGGATGCCTATAACTCATATTTTGATTTATCTTAA
- a CDS encoding PepSY domain-containing protein, whose product MKKLALVLGTLAITTALAFAQGGWGGQGMGPGYGMRGKGFGPGGCYGGYNQNVQVKQLTEEEAVKAVQDVISQNYKGYEIVKTEKFNMPRGTMYQVEVKDAGGNLFTFHVNPFGNVRGPFLAQ is encoded by the coding sequence ATGAAAAAGTTAGCTTTAGTTTTAGGAACACTCGCAATAACAACAGCCCTTGCATTTGCCCAAGGTGGCTGGGGTGGACAAGGTATGGGACCCGGTTACGGAATGAGAGGGAAAGGATTTGGACCTGGTGGTTGCTACGGCGGGTATAACCAAAATGTTCAGGTAAAACAGCTTACTGAGGAAGAAGCCGTTAAAGCTGTACAAGATGTTATATCTCAAAACTACAAAGGGTACGAAATTGTAAAAACTGAAAAATTTAATATGCCAAGAGGCACAATGTATCAGGTTGAAGTTAAAGATGCAGGCGGCAATCTGTTTACATTTCATGTAAACCCTTTTGGAAATGTAAGAGGACCTTTTTTAGCACAGTAA
- a CDS encoding RsmB/NOP family class I SAM-dependent RNA methyltransferase: MKLPDNIYTQVNTLICKTVTENLIAKNVLDDYIREKRFNSTIRNALTDYFFKALRFYGLFSSGHDIENDETITELIAKTKYNENFPSKIIGVNNFVSKKIFENLDKDTFLSFLQRAPLTIRVNSLKTTREYLKVKYPFFENTGISPFGLYTTKHTNLRQLDEFKKGFFEIQDEASQLIYFLVNPKHSEKILDMCAGTGGKTLSLLSTGLSPDIYAYDISFNRLKVLEKRVRLNKFNIKLLKKLSGRYNKVLIDAPCSGSGSIRRDVDVLLRLNEEKLNNFIANQRELFDKAYHLTEKGGFVIYVTCSFFKEENEKQVEYFLNNYNIKLVEVSTLFDNHMKKSLQAKTYYKTNPLLSNMDGFFGAVFKIL, translated from the coding sequence ATGAAACTACCTGATAATATTTACACTCAAGTTAATACTCTTATTTGTAAAACTGTCACTGAAAATCTTATAGCCAAGAATGTGCTTGATGATTATATAAGAGAAAAACGTTTTAACTCAACCATTAGAAATGCTCTAACAGATTACTTTTTCAAGGCTCTTAGGTTTTACGGATTATTTTCATCTGGTCATGATATAGAAAATGATGAAACCATTACGGAACTTATTGCCAAGACAAAATATAATGAAAACTTCCCATCAAAAATAATTGGTGTAAACAATTTTGTATCAAAAAAAATATTTGAAAATCTTGACAAAGATACATTTCTATCTTTTTTGCAAAGGGCACCTTTGACTATCAGGGTCAACTCATTGAAGACTACAAGAGAATATTTAAAAGTAAAGTATCCTTTTTTTGAAAATACCGGGATATCCCCTTTCGGCTTATATACTACCAAACACACCAATCTAAGGCAGCTTGACGAATTTAAAAAAGGCTTTTTTGAAATACAGGATGAAGCAAGTCAATTGATATATTTTCTTGTTAATCCTAAGCATTCAGAAAAGATTCTGGATATGTGCGCCGGCACTGGCGGCAAAACACTATCCCTTTTGTCAACAGGTCTAAGTCCCGATATCTATGCATACGATATTAGCTTTAACAGATTAAAAGTATTGGAAAAAAGGGTCAGGCTTAATAAATTTAACATAAAGCTTCTTAAAAAGCTTTCCGGCCGATATAATAAAGTCCTTATAGATGCACCTTGTTCTGGGTCAGGTTCAATCAGGCGAGATGTAGATGTGCTCTTAAGACTTAATGAAGAAAAGCTGAATAATTTCATAGCCAACCAACGTGAACTCTTTGATAAGGCTTACCATTTGACCGAAAAGGGTGGATTTGTTATTTATGTCACCTGCAGTTTTTTCAAAGAGGAGAATGAAAAGCAAGTAGAATACTTCTTAAACAATTATAATATAAAATTGGTAGAGGTAAGCACCCTCTTTGACAACCATATGAAAAAGTCACTACAAGCCAAAACTTACTACAAGACTAACCCATTATTATCAAATATGGATGGCTTTTTCGGAGCAGTGTTTAAAATTTTGTAA
- a CDS encoding DUF1858 domain-containing protein, with amino-acid sequence MKKFTLDNTIEDIVLEKKDAVKYFMEKGIRCIRCGEPIWDKLKDVLTEKGFTESEQKKILDEINNL; translated from the coding sequence ATGAAAAAGTTTACTCTAGATAATACAATTGAGGATATTGTATTAGAAAAAAAGGATGCCGTAAAATACTTTATGGAAAAAGGGATTAGGTGTATCAGGTGCGGTGAACCTATATGGGACAAACTCAAAGATGTACTAACAGAAAAAGGATTCACCGAGAGTGAACAAAAAAAGATTTTAGACGAAATCAATAACCTCTGA
- a CDS encoding DUF456 family protein, whose amino-acid sequence MLFFLLLILQLLLVVLNLVGLPGNIVSLIFPLIYFFSSKINFWQLLFLICLIAAGEVIEFLLGYYTGKKVGAVKGSFFVSVIFSIVLGIVMAPLFFGVGAIIGTFLGAFIGTFLYEYLVTRDKNLAFERGVASFKGRFMGTFLKVSIGISTVILSGFYIF is encoded by the coding sequence GTGTTATTTTTTTTGTTACTTATTTTACAGCTTTTATTAGTTGTTTTAAATCTTGTTGGTCTTCCGGGCAACATTGTATCTCTTATATTTCCATTGATATATTTTTTTTCGTCTAAGATTAACTTTTGGCAGCTACTATTTTTAATTTGCCTTATTGCAGCAGGTGAAGTGATAGAATTCTTACTTGGCTATTATACAGGGAAAAAGGTTGGCGCTGTAAAGGGGAGCTTTTTTGTATCAGTAATATTTTCAATAGTACTTGGAATAGTAATGGCACCGCTATTTTTTGGGGTAGGAGCAATTATTGGGACATTTTTAGGTGCATTTATTGGAACATTTCTTTATGAATATCTTGTCACAAGGGATAAAAATCTTGCCTTTGAAAGAGGGGTCGCATCTTTTAAAGGGAGATTTATGGGGACTTTTCTAAAAGTCTCAATCGGTATTTCAACTGTTATTCTGTCTGGATTTTATATATTCTAA
- a CDS encoding GNAT family N-acetyltransferase yields MAGIIFRGIKLQDLAEIYSLGEKVFTLQKYPNLYRIWDESEVTEFFVNNRESCFVAECEGKIVGFILSYVVNKARIRYGYLVWLCVDSDYEAKGVASQLFDEFKTYMKDKGIKNLFVDVEKSNQRALNFFRRKGFCEPKEQIYLTLYLDKEGKDENK; encoded by the coding sequence ATGGCTGGAATAATTTTCAGAGGGATTAAGTTACAAGATTTGGCTGAGATATATAGCCTTGGGGAAAAGGTGTTTACTTTACAAAAATACCCGAATCTTTATAGAATTTGGGATGAGAGTGAGGTTACTGAGTTTTTTGTAAACAACAGAGAAAGTTGTTTTGTGGCCGAATGTGAAGGTAAGATTGTTGGCTTTATATTGTCTTATGTGGTTAACAAAGCCCGTATAAGATATGGCTATCTTGTCTGGCTTTGCGTTGACAGTGACTATGAGGCCAAAGGGGTTGCTTCGCAGCTTTTTGACGAATTTAAGACATATATGAAAGATAAAGGTATTAAAAACTTATTTGTAGACGTGGAAAAGAGTAATCAAAGGGCTCTTAATTTTTTCAGACGCAAGGGCTTTTGTGAGCCGAAAGAGCAAATTTATCTTACACTATATTTAGACAAAGAGGGGAAAGATGAAAATAAATGA
- a CDS encoding nucleoside recognition domain-containing protein, whose translation METFISLILDSGKSAVNLALYILLPIMVIMMAIMHTLEEKGFLRKIAHIFSPFLSIFGIPGIGAFAILQILLISFAAPIATFKIMQDNNSYTDREIAATFAATIVMSQANATMPLIAVGLNLPVTIISSLIGGIAASLIVGLFVKKTAHKIHTDNFFPSAKRILPLLFEGGEKGVLVVYKSLPALTIAIFFVNILKKLHVLTLIEQIAAPLFNIAGISSISVIPIITKFLAGGTAMMAVVIDMIEKGLMTQKDLNMLAGFMINPIDPVGIMVFLSVGLKFQKVLKPVLIASIIGMIIRGIIHFVYFY comes from the coding sequence TTGGAAACATTTATATCTTTAATTCTGGATTCTGGCAAATCCGCCGTAAACCTTGCTCTTTATATCCTTTTGCCAATCATGGTTATAATGATGGCAATTATGCATACCCTTGAAGAAAAAGGTTTTTTAAGAAAGATTGCTCATATCTTTTCCCCATTTTTATCAATCTTCGGTATACCCGGTATAGGAGCTTTTGCAATCCTTCAAATTCTTCTTATTAGTTTTGCGGCTCCAATTGCGACATTCAAGATAATGCAGGATAATAACAGCTATACAGATAGAGAAATAGCTGCCACATTTGCGGCAACAATTGTAATGTCTCAGGCAAATGCCACAATGCCCCTTATTGCAGTTGGGCTAAATTTACCCGTCACAATAATCTCATCCCTAATAGGAGGGATTGCTGCTTCTCTCATTGTAGGGCTATTTGTTAAAAAGACCGCCCACAAGATTCATACTGATAATTTTTTCCCCTCTGCTAAAAGAATTTTGCCGCTTTTATTTGAAGGGGGCGAAAAAGGGGTATTAGTTGTTTACAAATCTCTTCCGGCACTGACAATTGCTATATTTTTTGTAAATATCTTAAAAAAACTTCACGTACTTACTCTGATAGAGCAGATTGCAGCCCCTTTATTTAATATTGCGGGGATTTCATCAATTTCTGTTATACCAATTATTACAAAATTTTTGGCAGGTGGCACCGCAATGATGGCTGTAGTAATCGATATGATTGAAAAAGGATTAATGACACAGAAAGACTTGAATATGCTTGCAGGATTTATGATAAACCCAATTGACCCCGTAGGGATAATGGTATTTCTATCCGTAGGACTCAAATTTCAAAAAGTCCTCAAGCCAGTATTAATTGCCTCAATAATCGGAATGATTATACGAGGTATAATACACTTTGTATATTTTTATTAG
- a CDS encoding class I SAM-dependent methyltransferase produces MSTYKEMAAIYDEIFPFSQDTFNLLKLMANDNDKILDVGSATGSYVKAFIEQGYDAMGVEYTAEFSKYNYPLLIGDMNNLPFKENSFDFIFSIGNTVCHLPSRRDFLEFLKKVHALLRPKGRFLMQIINYDRIFAHSLKELPEIKTENYSFTRGYAYENPSSLDFIGEIKNKNGETVHKFNQKLTPFMYQDIIWAVNSSGFAFVQFFGSFQMEKFIKNESFVNIACFTKF; encoded by the coding sequence ATGAGTACATACAAAGAGATGGCAGCTATTTATGATGAGATTTTTCCATTTAGTCAGGATACATTTAATCTATTAAAACTAATGGCTAATGACAACGATAAAATTTTGGATGTAGGATCAGCGACAGGTAGTTATGTTAAGGCATTTATAGAGCAGGGTTATGATGCTATGGGGGTAGAATATACGGCGGAGTTTTCTAAGTATAATTATCCCTTACTAATTGGTGATATGAATAATCTCCCTTTTAAGGAAAACTCATTCGATTTTATTTTTAGCATTGGCAATACTGTGTGTCATTTACCTTCCAGGAGGGATTTTTTGGAGTTTCTAAAAAAAGTGCATGCACTTTTGAGGCCAAAGGGGCGGTTTTTGATGCAGATTATCAATTATGACCGGATATTTGCCCATTCATTAAAGGAGCTCCCTGAGATTAAAACCGAGAATTACTCTTTTACAAGGGGATATGCATATGAAAATCCATCATCTTTGGACTTTATAGGTGAAATAAAAAATAAAAACGGGGAGACTGTCCATAAATTTAATCAAAAACTTACACCGTTCATGTATCAAGATATTATTTGGGCGGTTAATTCCAGCGGATTCGCATTTGTTCAATTTTTTGGAAGCTTCCAGATGGAAAAATTTATAAAGAATGAGAGCTTTGTAAATATCGCTTGTTTTACAAAATTTTAA
- a CDS encoding M20/M25/M40 family metallo-hydrolase, with the protein MKINEKRLKELLVEMINIYSPSGKEEDVILFLKDFLKKNKIGFEYQEVEEGRGNILILPENGEADIVFVGHIDTVPAFDYENYEANIVDDKILGLGAADMKSGCAAMIEAFLSYKENEKKDFPCALALVVGEEESGDGAFELAREYSFDWALIGEPTNLKPCFGHYGYVEISLVAYGQKLHASLSKPEKNAVKLMMDCINLVIDHVDKKEDIFYNIRDFNSSQAGFASPGRCESFLDLHLPSKYSIGALTFEIEELIYSVFNENEIKFSLKTIHHGYELSDKAYLPKVLKNIYAEQNHEFVLSFFKSDSDAPILWQSGIKPIILGPGDLSVAHTCDEFVDFNEVVKATEIYYAVMKNIK; encoded by the coding sequence ATGAAAATAAATGAAAAAAGATTAAAAGAGCTTTTAGTGGAAATGATTAATATTTACAGCCCTTCCGGCAAAGAGGAAGATGTAATACTTTTTTTAAAGGATTTTTTGAAAAAAAATAAGATTGGTTTTGAATATCAAGAGGTTGAGGAAGGTAGAGGGAATATCTTAATTTTGCCTGAAAATGGGGAAGCGGATATTGTCTTTGTAGGCCATATCGATACAGTCCCTGCATTTGATTATGAAAACTACGAAGCTAATATTGTAGATGATAAAATTTTGGGACTTGGAGCTGCAGACATGAAAAGTGGCTGTGCTGCAATGATAGAAGCTTTTTTGAGCTATAAAGAGAATGAAAAAAAAGATTTTCCATGTGCTCTTGCACTTGTTGTAGGTGAAGAGGAGTCCGGGGATGGAGCCTTTGAATTAGCCAGGGAGTATTCATTTGATTGGGCATTAATAGGGGAGCCTACAAACCTTAAGCCGTGTTTTGGACACTACGGATATGTAGAAATTTCTCTGGTAGCTTATGGACAGAAATTACATGCCTCTTTATCAAAACCTGAAAAAAATGCCGTTAAGTTAATGATGGATTGTATCAATCTTGTTATCGATCACGTTGATAAAAAAGAGGATATCTTTTACAACATTAGAGATTTTAATAGTTCTCAGGCAGGGTTTGCAAGCCCCGGAAGGTGTGAGTCTTTTTTAGACCTGCATCTGCCTTCAAAATATTCAATTGGAGCATTAACATTTGAAATAGAAGAATTGATTTACAGCGTATTTAACGAGAATGAGATAAAATTTTCACTAAAAACAATCCATCACGGTTATGAATTGTCTGATAAGGCTTATTTGCCTAAGGTATTGAAAAATATATACGCTGAACAAAATCACGAATTTGTATTGAGTTTTTTTAAAAGTGATTCAGATGCACCAATTTTATGGCAGTCAGGAATAAAGCCTATAATATTGGGGCCTGGAGATTTGTCAGTAGCTCATACATGTGATGAATTTGTGGACTTTAATGAGGTGGTTAAGGCGACTGAAATATATTATGCAGTTATGAAAAATATTAAATAG
- a CDS encoding serine dehydratase subunit alpha family protein: MYSVKEILRMEVAPALGCTEPVAIALCSAAAASLLSDTENIKSIEVGLDPNLYKNALAVAIPGTNGKSGLNLAVALGIIIKNPELKLEILSLADDKVLKAAEELVKKGIIKVNLLNDKKGIYIDTKIITDVESSRAIIENYHNNITALYKNGEKIVNDSLLSEVKENKKSIAEMEKWLSSLDLDDLIDLLDDLDEEDYTFIKEGVDTNMALAEYGLKHGPGLGVGLAIERMVRQKLISKDMETDARIYTSSAADARMSGVSLPAMSSAGSGNHGLTAILPIWIVKKYVQVNEKEVYKAIALSHIVTAYIKSFTGRLSAVCGCSIAAGAGASAGIAYLLGGSQKHIGGAIKNVVQDLAGVICDGAKAGCSLKLATAGGSAVRSALLSLQGIIAQSSDGIIGGTAEDTMKNMGKISTEGMIDTDRTILNIMIEKQFNV, from the coding sequence ATGTATAGTGTTAAGGAGATATTGAGGATGGAAGTTGCTCCGGCTTTAGGATGTACAGAGCCGGTTGCCATAGCTCTTTGCTCTGCAGCCGCAGCAAGTCTGCTGTCGGATACAGAAAATATAAAGTCTATAGAGGTTGGTTTAGATCCAAATTTATATAAAAATGCCCTTGCAGTAGCGATACCTGGGACAAATGGAAAAAGCGGACTTAATCTTGCGGTAGCACTTGGTATAATTATCAAAAATCCTGAATTAAAGCTTGAGATTTTGTCTCTTGCAGATGACAAGGTATTAAAGGCAGCAGAGGAATTGGTTAAAAAGGGGATTATAAAAGTAAATCTCTTGAATGATAAAAAAGGTATATACATCGACACAAAAATTATAACTGATGTGGAGAGCAGCCGGGCTATAATTGAAAATTATCATAATAATATAACCGCTTTGTACAAAAATGGGGAAAAGATTGTCAACGACTCTTTGCTTAGTGAAGTAAAAGAGAACAAAAAATCTATAGCTGAAATGGAAAAATGGCTTTCCTCTCTGGACCTCGATGATCTGATTGATTTGTTGGATGATTTGGATGAGGAGGACTATACATTTATTAAAGAGGGTGTAGATACTAATATGGCTTTGGCTGAATACGGTCTTAAGCATGGGCCGGGGCTTGGTGTTGGTCTTGCGATTGAAAGGATGGTAAGACAAAAACTCATTTCAAAAGATATGGAAACTGATGCAAGAATATATACTTCTTCTGCTGCTGATGCAAGAATGTCGGGGGTGAGTCTTCCTGCAATGAGTTCAGCAGGTAGTGGAAATCATGGTTTGACTGCCATACTGCCTATTTGGATTGTAAAAAAATATGTGCAGGTAAATGAAAAGGAAGTTTATAAAGCGATTGCTTTAAGTCATATAGTAACTGCCTATATAAAATCGTTTACAGGGAGACTTTCTGCTGTATGTGGTTGCTCTATTGCGGCTGGCGCCGGGGCATCAGCCGGGATTGCATATCTTTTGGGTGGTAGTCAAAAACATATTGGCGGTGCCATAAAAAATGTTGTTCAAGATTTAGCGGGTGTGATATGTGATGGTGCAAAAGCCGGGTGCTCACTAAAACTTGCTACTGCCGGTGGCTCTGCAGTAAGGTCTGCGCTTTTGTCATTGCAAGGGATTATAGCTCAATCATCTGATGGTATTATTGGCGGCACGGCAGAAGATACTATGAAAAATATGGGGAAGATAAGCACTGAAGGTATGATAGATACTGACAGGACTATTTTAAATATAATGATAGAAAAGCAGTTTAATGTTTAA
- a CDS encoding flagellin: MVSVYNASNNYLINNLNRFSKAVNSSIEKISTGQRINSAKDSPSEISLVSRFAARINSEKQLAFNLQDMMSLYQTADYAITGSGGISDILNTIRERIVYAGNSILTSQDVQNIQSEIEDLIDEISNITNSTEFNTKKLFNGDMLGTVTTSNSDIAGYVTSPISNGTFTLENIKGATYHEIKSSTAANPTAAAPTDYTDSLGTLGAVSATGTATATNSYEVIFTDSNTFNVYDNASGTLAVTSDTDTPFTLDGLNITVSSGGTYAQGFKFYFDTTNGSGTITAAEGNRGSSESVTNTYFSSDAMLNSYFYIKTDFDSGTLKYNVFDKDNNQMGDWTNIGSEFTSFADSKLSGSSFTFNVTNPGKGDVWKVDFGTFGSLSTSGGTFTIEGVSDSISISWQGDNTLKDVADSINKVGEGLVTASADSGVLTLTSANLGSSGKLRVYDNEGNFVSTLNLSETSGTGSDASLDYNGKTYTSTDNYFDSVLDNIKIEVAEGADIPSATVSITKKSQTVPLNIDGGTLFDLYIKNLTPEVLGLKNINGDYKLDVTSSTGRSFGISLIDKAIEQVTSEASRVGANINTLDYHLSSLQNSSIAKSELLSNHLSTDLAEETSKLASEQLKVQLSTSMLAQSNLTTQRVLELLGLVKSNN, from the coding sequence ATGGTATCGGTATACAATGCGTCTAATAATTATCTTATTAATAATCTCAACAGATTTTCCAAGGCGGTCAACAGCTCAATAGAAAAGATTTCAACTGGTCAACGTATCAACAGTGCCAAAGATTCTCCTTCCGAAATAAGTCTTGTCAGCAGGTTTGCAGCCAGAATAAATTCGGAAAAACAGCTTGCTTTCAATTTGCAGGATATGATGAGTCTTTATCAAACCGCTGATTACGCTATCACCGGCTCAGGGGGGATTTCCGATATATTAAACACCATCAGAGAAAGAATTGTATATGCTGGTAACTCAATTCTAACAAGTCAGGACGTACAAAATATCCAGTCTGAAATAGAAGATTTGATAGATGAGATTTCAAATATTACAAATTCAACGGAATTTAATACAAAAAAGCTTTTTAATGGTGATATGTTAGGGACCGTTACTACATCAAATAGTGATATTGCAGGTTATGTTACGTCCCCTATTTCCAATGGTACATTTACTTTGGAAAACATAAAAGGTGCTACTTACCATGAAATAAAGTCTTCTACCGCTGCAAATCCTACTGCTGCGGCACCTACTGATTATACAGACTCATTAGGCACCTTAGGGGCAGTTTCTGCTACAGGTACAGCCACAGCAACAAATAGTTATGAAGTTATATTTACAGATTCTAATACTTTTAATGTTTATGACAATGCTTCCGGCACTCTTGCCGTTACAAGTGACACTGATACACCGTTTACTTTGGATGGGTTAAATATCACCGTGTCTTCCGGGGGGACTTATGCACAAGGATTTAAATTTTACTTTGACACGACTAATGGTTCAGGGACAATAACAGCTGCAGAAGGCAATAGAGGGAGCAGTGAATCTGTTACCAACACTTATTTTAGTAGCGATGCAATGCTTAATTCATACTTTTATATCAAAACAGATTTTGATAGCGGGACATTAAAATACAACGTTTTTGACAAAGATAACAACCAAATGGGGGATTGGACAAATATTGGAAGCGAATTTACATCTTTTGCAGACTCAAAACTTTCCGGTAGCAGTTTTACATTCAATGTCACAAATCCCGGGAAAGGGGATGTATGGAAGGTTGATTTTGGTACATTCGGGTCGCTGTCAACATCAGGTGGGACATTTACGATAGAAGGGGTTAGTGATTCGATATCAATTTCCTGGCAAGGGGATAATACGCTAAAAGATGTTGCAGACAGTATTAATAAGGTTGGAGAGGGCTTAGTTACTGCAAGTGCTGACTCTGGTGTGCTAACCTTAACATCTGCTAATTTAGGCTCTAGTGGCAAACTGAGAGTTTATGACAATGAGGGCAACTTTGTTTCCACCCTTAACCTTTCTGAAACTTCAGGGACGGGCAGTGATGCAAGTCTTGATTACAACGGGAAAACATACACTTCCACAGACAATTACTTCGATAGTGTTTTGGATAATATAAAGATAGAAGTAGCAGAAGGGGCAGATATACCTTCTGCGACAGTTTCGATTACAAAAAAAAGTCAAACTGTCCCTTTAAATATTGATGGTGGGACGTTGTTTGACTTGTATATCAAAAATCTTACTCCTGAGGTATTAGGTCTGAAAAATATAAACGGCGATTATAAGTTAGATGTAACGTCATCTACAGGGAGGTCTTTTGGTATCAGCCTGATAGATAAGGCTATTGAACAGGTGACAAGTGAGGCTTCACGGGTAGGTGCAAATATTAATACATTAGATTATCATTTATCCTCTTTGCAAAACAGCAGTATTGCAAAGAGTGAACTGCTATCAAATCATTTGAGCACTGATTTAGCCGAAGAGACTTCAAAGCTTGCTTCTGAGCAGTTAAAGGTGCAGCTTAGCACATCTATGCTTGCTCAATCAAATCTTACAACGCAGAGAGTACTGGAGCTTTTAGGGCTTGTAAAAAGTAATAATTAG
- a CDS encoding MBL fold metallo-hydrolase, whose product MLKLNVLSSGSCGNCYIMESADKYIVVDVGLPLYRVKEFIQFNEDKGIDLYLTHEHTDHIAGIKPFLNKFKPNVYTSEGTAVELHSKGISCEHFYILDPSKIYSMKEYEVYPFKIAHDGRQPFGYRFNFNKISVGFATDLGFVSKDVLGGITGCDCVILESNYEDELLINGSYPYHLKKRVMSSKGHLSNKEALNVVSQIFSKGLKKLFFGHISEENNSYDLIEKYVDFCKNNFAIEAGYFKQMTPVKGLELDA is encoded by the coding sequence ATGCTTAAGCTGAATGTATTGTCGTCCGGAAGCTGTGGTAATTGCTACATAATGGAATCTGCAGATAAATATATCGTCGTTGATGTGGGGTTGCCACTTTATCGCGTAAAAGAGTTTATCCAATTTAATGAAGATAAGGGGATAGATTTATATCTCACTCATGAGCATACAGACCATATAGCCGGGATAAAACCTTTCTTGAATAAGTTTAAACCTAATGTTTATACAAGTGAAGGGACCGCGGTTGAGCTTCATTCTAAAGGGATTAGTTGTGAACATTTTTATATATTAGACCCAAGTAAAATTTATTCAATGAAAGAGTATGAGGTATACCCCTTCAAGATTGCACACGACGGCAGACAGCCATTTGGATACAGGTTTAATTTTAATAAGATTTCAGTGGGGTTTGCCACAGATTTGGGTTTTGTATCAAAAGATGTGTTAGGCGGTATAACAGGTTGTGATTGTGTTATCTTGGAATCAAATTATGAAGATGAGCTTCTTATAAATGGTTCATACCCTTATCATCTGAAAAAGAGGGTGATGTCTTCAAAGGGGCATCTTTCCAATAAAGAAGCGCTTAATGTGGTAAGTCAGATATTTTCGAAAGGTCTAAAAAAACTGTTTTTTGGACATATCAGTGAGGAAAATAATAGCTACGACCTTATTGAAAAATATGTAGATTTTTGTAAAAACAACTTTGCAATTGAGGCAGGTTATTTTAAACAAATGACTCCTGTCAAGGGATTAGAGTTAGATGCTTAG